One window from the genome of Natrialba magadii ATCC 43099 encodes:
- a CDS encoding RNA-guided endonuclease TnpB family protein gives MPEVTKTLELRLVDPNAHKERKLCETREAYQQALQAAFDADCTTQSATNDIVVEYDLSGYAKNALKQYVPQLCGGSYDTDELHDDHPVKFTNEGVQLDHKPQNSLEWYIKIPHHDDYHLWIPAHANPDQRDWLEAVYAGDVEMGESRLLERDGTWYLHITATRDVEEQSATSANERTPPDSSGEPCLVGLDRTPIGVDIGEASLVTVCHRDESGSPVRPKLWANDGKTVRRLRKTYFTAKRRLQRRGSERIAESYGESLWNRIDHVVHRVTREVVEYAESVENPVLVLEDLTYIRENMDYGAYMNRRLHGWGFAKLHAQIRYKAAEKGIPVETVNPRNTSKECHACGKVGSRPRQATFRCSNDDCWVTEYQADVNGAMNIADRYRSGESHRQSDRTSRQKAGDDDSATDGASLTGPQDSHADAEPQQVTHGTNAS, from the coding sequence ATGCCTGAAGTCACGAAGACGCTCGAGTTGCGCCTCGTCGACCCCAATGCTCACAAGGAGCGCAAGCTCTGTGAGACTCGTGAGGCATATCAGCAGGCACTTCAGGCAGCCTTCGACGCCGACTGCACCACCCAGTCAGCCACAAACGACATTGTTGTCGAGTACGACCTTTCCGGCTACGCTAAAAACGCCCTCAAGCAGTACGTCCCGCAACTCTGTGGCGGCAGCTACGATACCGACGAACTTCACGACGACCATCCGGTGAAGTTTACCAACGAAGGTGTTCAACTCGACCACAAGCCACAGAACTCCCTCGAGTGGTACATCAAAATTCCCCATCACGACGATTACCACCTCTGGATCCCGGCACACGCCAATCCAGACCAGCGGGATTGGCTGGAAGCAGTGTATGCTGGTGATGTCGAGATGGGTGAAAGTCGGCTCCTCGAGCGGGATGGGACGTGGTATCTCCACATCACCGCCACCCGCGACGTAGAGGAACAATCTGCGACGTCTGCCAACGAGCGGACCCCGCCAGACTCGTCTGGCGAGCCCTGTCTCGTTGGGCTCGACAGGACGCCGATCGGCGTCGACATCGGAGAAGCGAGTCTCGTCACGGTGTGTCACCGCGATGAGAGTGGCTCTCCGGTTCGCCCCAAACTGTGGGCCAACGACGGCAAAACCGTCCGGAGGCTCCGCAAAACCTACTTCACCGCCAAGCGACGGCTTCAGAGACGTGGCAGTGAGCGAATCGCGGAGTCCTACGGCGAATCGCTGTGGAACCGGATTGACCACGTGGTCCACCGGGTAACTCGCGAGGTCGTTGAATACGCCGAGTCCGTCGAGAACCCGGTGCTGGTACTGGAAGACCTGACGTACATCCGCGAGAACATGGACTACGGCGCGTACATGAACCGGCGGTTACATGGATGGGGCTTTGCGAAGCTCCACGCACAGATTCGGTACAAAGCCGCCGAGAAGGGGATTCCCGTCGAGACGGTGAATCCCCGGAACACGTCGAAAGAATGCCACGCCTGTGGTAAGGTCGGCTCTCGACCACGACAGGCGACGTTCCGCTGTTCGAACGACGACTGTTGGGTCACAGAATACCAGGCTGACGTGAACGGGGCGATGAATATCGCAGACCGCTACCGTAGTGGAGAGAGCCACCGCCAAAGCGACCGGACTTCCCGGCAGAAGGCTGGTGACGATGACTCGGCTACGGATGGGGCCTCATTGACCGGGCCACAAGACAGCCATGCCGATGCTGAACCCCAGCAGGTGACGCATGGAACGAATGCGTCTTGA
- a CDS encoding MEDS domain-containing protein: protein MSQNVSPTDVASDAVTLETGLEAFQQSREFSGPVEALDGHDCNDHFAHIYETSSEKFEAAVPFVRHGLERGERIAYVVDQSTEAEVQQTLRTAGIDVDAALESGALEFYTVAETYLRSGTFDQHEMIQFYADATSEATEEFEALRLVAEMSWIKEDETTIEQLMEYESKINDLFNHEDVLAICQYDRELFDPELIQNVIRTHPHLIYNGAACHNFYYTPPEELFGDNAPVRENERMLQTLRERTTAKVELQQREQFLKDLYEVTADSDRLFETKVRGLLELGSERFGLEIGYFAQTTADGMYDIVEAVGDHDQITAGSTDSLSDTYCEKLLAAPGRIAVTDAAEVGWTTDRAYERFGLDAYFATAVHVSGEEYGTLCFASQTPREKPYTDAERTYLDLMGQWIEYELERQQREEFLQESYQITADPDLAFETKLEQLLEFGREWMGLETAGLTHLPSWDDRFRNDFTIGYWGDMVDDSDTLWTDPGDGCYCRQAIESDEPVGMADVRGTDWEDDKIYQEYGLSCYLGTKVMNGTTPYGTLWVGSTEPRDHEFTETEHTFLELMGQWVSYEIEREHRESALRESNKRLEQFAYAASHDLQEPLRMVSSYLQLIEQRYGEEFDEDGEEFLEFAVDGADRMRRMIDGLLAYSRVETRGDPLEPVELETVLDDVREDLQLQIEDTDTTITAEPLPCVEGDGDQLRQVLQNLLENAITYSGDATPRIYLDAERRKHEWVLSVHDNGIGIEPENQDRVFDIFNRLHSRDEYDGTGLGLALCQRIVERHGGKMWIDSEPGEGATFSLTLPAIADHEQ, encoded by the coding sequence ATGAGTCAAAACGTCTCTCCAACCGACGTGGCCAGTGACGCTGTGACCCTCGAGACCGGGCTTGAAGCGTTCCAGCAGAGCCGAGAGTTCAGCGGTCCGGTCGAAGCACTCGACGGTCACGACTGCAACGATCACTTCGCACACATCTACGAGACGTCCAGCGAGAAGTTCGAAGCCGCTGTACCGTTCGTCCGCCACGGCCTCGAGCGCGGCGAGCGCATCGCCTACGTTGTCGATCAGAGCACCGAAGCCGAGGTCCAGCAAACACTGCGCACTGCTGGAATTGATGTCGATGCCGCGCTTGAGTCGGGCGCGCTGGAGTTCTACACCGTTGCTGAAACCTACCTCCGAAGCGGGACGTTCGACCAGCACGAGATGATCCAGTTCTATGCCGATGCGACCTCGGAGGCCACCGAGGAATTCGAGGCACTCCGTCTCGTCGCCGAGATGTCGTGGATCAAGGAAGACGAGACGACGATTGAACAATTAATGGAGTACGAGTCGAAAATTAACGATCTTTTCAATCACGAGGATGTCCTTGCCATCTGCCAGTACGACCGCGAACTGTTCGATCCAGAGCTGATCCAGAACGTTATCCGAACCCATCCGCATCTCATCTACAACGGCGCAGCATGTCACAACTTCTACTATACGCCACCTGAGGAACTCTTCGGCGACAACGCGCCTGTTCGCGAAAACGAGCGCATGCTCCAGACGCTCCGTGAGCGGACAACAGCAAAGGTAGAACTCCAACAGCGCGAGCAATTCCTGAAGGACCTCTACGAGGTGACGGCTGATTCAGATCGGTTGTTCGAGACGAAGGTCCGTGGCCTGCTCGAGTTGGGTAGCGAGCGATTCGGTCTCGAGATCGGCTATTTCGCCCAGACAACCGCTGACGGGATGTACGACATCGTCGAAGCGGTCGGCGATCACGACCAGATCACAGCGGGCAGCACAGACTCACTGTCTGACACATACTGTGAGAAATTGCTCGCGGCACCCGGCCGGATCGCCGTGACGGACGCCGCCGAGGTGGGCTGGACCACCGACCGTGCCTACGAGCGGTTTGGACTGGACGCGTACTTCGCGACAGCCGTCCACGTCAGCGGCGAGGAGTACGGCACACTCTGTTTCGCGAGTCAGACACCCCGCGAGAAGCCGTACACCGACGCCGAGCGGACGTACCTCGACCTGATGGGACAGTGGATCGAGTACGAACTTGAGCGCCAGCAACGCGAGGAGTTCCTGCAGGAGAGTTACCAGATCACGGCAGACCCCGACCTCGCGTTCGAGACGAAACTCGAGCAGTTACTCGAGTTCGGCCGCGAGTGGATGGGACTCGAGACGGCCGGACTGACTCATCTGCCCTCGTGGGACGACCGGTTCCGAAACGACTTCACGATCGGGTACTGGGGTGACATGGTCGACGACTCTGATACCTTGTGGACCGATCCCGGTGACGGGTGTTACTGTCGGCAGGCCATCGAGAGTGACGAGCCGGTCGGAATGGCAGACGTTCGCGGCACCGACTGGGAGGATGACAAGATCTATCAGGAGTACGGCTTATCGTGCTATCTTGGCACGAAGGTGATGAACGGCACAACGCCGTATGGGACACTATGGGTCGGGAGTACTGAGCCCCGAGACCACGAGTTCACAGAGACCGAGCACACCTTCCTCGAGTTGATGGGGCAGTGGGTGAGTTACGAGATCGAACGGGAGCACCGCGAAAGCGCATTGCGGGAATCGAATAAGCGACTCGAGCAGTTTGCCTACGCTGCCTCGCACGACTTACAGGAGCCGCTGCGAATGGTCTCGAGCTATCTCCAGTTGATCGAACAGCGCTACGGCGAGGAGTTCGACGAGGACGGCGAGGAGTTCCTTGAGTTCGCCGTCGATGGCGCGGATCGAATGCGCCGGATGATCGATGGCCTGCTCGCGTACTCCCGCGTCGAAACTCGCGGTGATCCACTCGAACCGGTCGAGTTAGAGACGGTCCTTGATGACGTGCGTGAGGATCTACAGCTACAGATCGAAGACACCGACACCACAATTACTGCAGAACCCCTCCCCTGCGTGGAAGGCGACGGCGACCAGCTTCGGCAGGTGCTGCAGAATCTGCTGGAAAACGCCATCACCTATAGCGGGGATGCAACGCCCCGTATTTACCTCGATGCAGAGCGTCGAAAGCACGAGTGGGTGCTCTCGGTTCACGACAACGGGATTGGTATCGAACCAGAGAATCAGGACCGCGTGTTCGATATTTTCAATCGGTTACACAGCCGTGACGAGTACGACGGAACAGGCCTTGGACTGGCACTCTGCCAGCGCATCGTTGAGCGTCATGGCGGGAAGATGTGGATCGATTCCGAGCCGGGCGAGGGAGCAACGTTCTCGCTTACGCTGCCTGCAATAGCGGACCACGAACAGTAG
- a CDS encoding DUF7511 domain-containing protein, with translation MTAHEYTATDEPPFSETDALELHHTEPGMVTVVPADASEVERAEAWLAVSESVCCELEQWR, from the coding sequence ATGACCGCACACGAGTACACGGCCACCGACGAGCCGCCCTTTTCCGAAACCGATGCACTCGAGTTGCATCACACCGAGCCGGGGATGGTGACGGTGGTGCCGGCGGATGCGAGTGAAGTCGAGCGAGCCGAGGCGTGGTTGGCGGTGTCGGAGTCGGTGTGCTGTGAACTCGAGCAGTGGCGGTAA
- a CDS encoding RNA-guided endonuclease InsQ/TnpB family protein, whose protein sequence is MNYNYRYRLRPSDALEEQLAWTVDTCRQVYNHFLHRLNRTSDTSAYSEQKLLPSLKKWWSELKQVHSKVLQKVVQRLYDNLSTLRGRKENGYRVGTLKRKAPGEYRSFTYSQSGFKLKNTSGRTRLWLSKLGEIPLTFHRNLPDDAEVKTVTVKQEPTGKWYAILGVETPDDPPEKPENPERCVGIDVGILKYTHDTDGTAVESLDLSDERERLERAQRDLSRKEHGSNNWEKQRRVVAERHAVLKNKRRDFLHKLSNYYARECDLVAVEDLDAKGLVELPGNSRNRAGAAWGTFLRMLEYKCKQEGTHFVAVEPAGTTKECASCGVSTEKPLWVREHSCPSCGFEADRDANAAWNILSRGVKERLGAGRSESTSSESLCDSDGLRKSHSDFRTPVETAFPVDTPVSAKRVVETGSPALKERTASAVSE, encoded by the coding sequence ATGAACTACAACTACAGGTATCGGCTCCGACCGTCCGATGCTCTCGAAGAACAGTTAGCGTGGACTGTCGATACCTGTAGACAGGTCTACAACCACTTCCTCCACCGACTCAACCGAACCAGCGACACCTCGGCGTACTCCGAGCAGAAACTCCTACCGAGCCTCAAGAAGTGGTGGAGCGAACTGAAACAAGTCCACTCGAAGGTACTACAGAAGGTCGTACAACGGCTGTACGACAACCTCTCGACGCTTCGCGGTCGGAAAGAGAACGGCTACCGCGTCGGGACGCTCAAGCGGAAGGCTCCGGGCGAGTACCGCAGTTTCACCTACAGTCAATCCGGCTTCAAGCTCAAGAACACGAGCGGTCGGACGCGGCTGTGGCTCTCGAAACTCGGTGAAATCCCGCTCACCTTCCACCGCAACCTGCCCGACGACGCCGAAGTCAAGACCGTCACAGTCAAACAGGAACCGACCGGCAAGTGGTACGCTATCCTCGGCGTCGAAACCCCGGACGACCCACCGGAGAAGCCCGAGAATCCTGAGCGGTGCGTCGGTATTGACGTAGGGATTCTCAAGTACACCCACGACACCGACGGAACCGCCGTCGAATCCCTCGACCTGTCCGACGAGCGAGAGCGGTTGGAACGCGCACAGCGCGACCTCTCGCGGAAGGAACACGGCTCGAACAACTGGGAGAAACAGCGCCGTGTCGTGGCCGAACGCCACGCCGTGCTGAAGAACAAGCGCCGAGACTTCTTGCACAAACTCTCGAACTACTACGCGAGAGAGTGCGACCTCGTGGCTGTGGAGGACTTAGATGCGAAGGGATTGGTCGAACTCCCGGGCAACTCTCGAAATCGGGCAGGTGCGGCGTGGGGGACGTTCCTGCGGATGCTCGAATACAAGTGCAAGCAAGAGGGGACGCACTTCGTGGCAGTCGAACCAGCAGGGACGACCAAGGAGTGTGCGTCCTGCGGCGTTTCGACCGAGAAACCGCTGTGGGTGCGCGAACACTCCTGCCCTTCCTGCGGGTTCGAGGCAGATAGAGACGCGAACGCGGCGTGGAACATCCTTTCTCGCGGTGTCAAAGAGCGGTTAGGAGCGGGACGCTCCGAATCAACGTCCTCAGAATCGCTTTGCGATTCTGATGGGCTGCGAAAATCGCACAGCGATTTTCGAACGCCTGTGGAGACTGCGTTCCCTGTGGATACACCTGTATCTGCAAAGCGCGTCGTGGAAACAGGAAGCCCCGCCCTCAAGGAGCGAACGGCGTCAGCCGTGAGCGAGTAG
- a CDS encoding geranylgeranylglycerol-phosphate geranylgeranyltransferase, which translates to MTAGETIRGLLELTRPVNVLAASVLTFIGAFVAGGVGSYPLQTGAAVAATGLAVGAGNAINDYFDREIDRINQPGRAIPRGAVSPRGALVFSIVLFAAAVGLALTLPLEALAIAGINLVALVAYTEYFKGLPGLGNALVAYLVGSTFLFGAAAVGEIGPAVVLFALAAIATLTREIIKDVEDIEGDREEGLNTLPIAIGERQSLYIATILLVIGVAASPLPYVLGYFELEYLLVVLPANAIMIVAVYESFEDPTIGQTHLKYGTFLAALAFIVGRAALEVNVL; encoded by the coding sequence ATGACAGCGGGGGAGACGATTCGCGGGTTGCTCGAGTTGACACGACCGGTGAACGTGCTGGCCGCGAGCGTGTTGACGTTCATCGGCGCGTTCGTCGCTGGTGGCGTTGGCTCGTATCCGCTGCAGACGGGCGCGGCAGTCGCCGCGACCGGGCTGGCGGTCGGTGCAGGGAACGCGATCAACGACTACTTCGACCGGGAAATCGACCGGATCAACCAGCCCGGGCGGGCGATCCCCCGCGGCGCGGTGAGTCCGCGCGGCGCGCTCGTGTTCAGTATCGTGCTCTTCGCCGCCGCAGTCGGCCTCGCACTCACCCTTCCCCTGGAAGCACTCGCCATCGCCGGGATCAACCTGGTTGCGTTGGTGGCCTACACGGAGTACTTCAAGGGCTTGCCCGGTCTCGGGAACGCGCTCGTGGCCTACCTCGTCGGGAGTACCTTCCTCTTTGGTGCGGCGGCGGTCGGCGAGATTGGCCCCGCAGTCGTCCTCTTCGCGCTCGCGGCAATCGCGACGCTCACCCGCGAGATTATCAAGGATGTCGAGGACATCGAGGGCGACCGCGAGGAGGGGCTGAACACCCTTCCGATCGCCATCGGCGAGCGTCAGTCGCTGTACATCGCAACTATCTTGCTCGTGATCGGTGTCGCCGCGAGTCCACTGCCGTACGTGCTCGGCTACTTCGAACTCGAGTACCTCCTTGTCGTGCTCCCGGCGAACGCGATCATGATCGTGGCGGTCTACGAGAGTTTCGAGGACCCTACGATTGGGCAAACCCACCTGAAGTACGGCACCTTTCTCGCGGCGCTGGCGTTTATCGTGGGGCGGGCGGCACTCGAAGTCAACGTGCTCTGA
- a CDS encoding CoA-binding protein, with the protein MASPVGISEPDALREILKSETIAVVGCSRTPGKAANGVPAYLLEQGYDVIPVNPFADEIFGREAFESLADVAEQSDVDIVCVFRPSEEVADVVESVLEHEVGEVIWLQQGIRDDQAAERAMDAGYRVVQDRCLKVDHRRLAT; encoded by the coding sequence ATGGCATCTCCCGTGGGAATCAGCGAACCGGACGCGCTCCGAGAGATACTCAAGTCCGAGACGATTGCGGTCGTGGGCTGTTCGCGGACGCCGGGGAAGGCGGCCAACGGCGTGCCGGCGTACCTGCTCGAGCAGGGGTACGACGTGATTCCGGTGAATCCGTTCGCGGACGAGATTTTTGGGCGGGAAGCGTTCGAGTCACTCGCAGACGTTGCCGAGCAGTCCGATGTTGACATCGTCTGCGTCTTCCGCCCGAGCGAGGAGGTCGCCGACGTTGTCGAGTCGGTACTCGAGCACGAGGTTGGTGAGGTGATCTGGCTTCAGCAGGGAATCCGCGACGATCAGGCGGCCGAGCGCGCTATGGACGCTGGGTATCGCGTCGTTCAGGACCGGTGTCTCAAGGTCGATCACCGGCGGCTCGCGACCTGA
- a CDS encoding PLP-dependent cysteine synthase family protein: protein MTTHERPLDSVLETIGQTPLVRIRDGPQGVRIYAKLESFNPGASVKDRIGRYMLERMLERGDVPAGGTVIEPTAGNTGIGFATAAQQLGLDAIFVVPERFSVEKQQLMDALGAEVINTPTADGMGGAIDRAHELADELDDAVVPQQFANPLNTEAHYATTGPEIYEALDGNVGAVVAGCGTAGTLMGIARYALEQDSDTYVGAVEPEGSLYGELLDEDREEGEYKIEGIGTHNVETNELFNPELVDAVYPIPDQDAHGELERLAREEGHLVGSSAGAAGVAAKQVAREIASGEIETPHDTVVTVFPDSSERYLSKGIYRSFEEWSS, encoded by the coding sequence ATGACGACCCACGAGCGACCGTTGGACTCGGTGCTCGAGACGATCGGGCAAACGCCCCTCGTACGGATTCGAGACGGCCCGCAGGGCGTCCGAATCTACGCCAAACTCGAGTCGTTCAACCCAGGCGCGAGCGTCAAAGACAGGATCGGCCGCTACATGCTCGAGCGAATGCTCGAACGTGGCGACGTTCCCGCGGGCGGCACGGTCATCGAGCCGACCGCAGGAAACACCGGTATCGGCTTTGCGACGGCCGCCCAGCAACTCGGCCTCGACGCCATCTTCGTCGTCCCCGAGCGCTTCAGCGTCGAGAAACAGCAGCTCATGGACGCCCTCGGCGCAGAAGTTATCAACACGCCAACGGCGGACGGCATGGGTGGTGCGATCGACCGCGCCCACGAACTGGCCGACGAACTCGACGACGCCGTCGTCCCCCAGCAGTTCGCGAACCCGCTGAATACGGAGGCCCACTACGCCACCACCGGCCCAGAAATCTACGAGGCACTCGACGGCAACGTCGGTGCCGTCGTCGCGGGCTGTGGCACCGCGGGCACGCTGATGGGAATCGCCCGCTACGCACTCGAGCAGGACTCGGACACCTACGTTGGCGCAGTCGAGCCCGAAGGCTCCCTGTACGGCGAACTCCTCGATGAGGATCGCGAGGAAGGCGAGTACAAGATCGAGGGCATCGGCACCCACAACGTCGAAACGAACGAGCTGTTCAACCCCGAACTCGTCGACGCAGTGTACCCGATTCCGGATCAGGACGCACATGGCGAACTCGAGCGCCTCGCACGCGAGGAAGGACACCTCGTCGGCTCGAGTGCCGGTGCCGCCGGCGTCGCCGCGAAGCAGGTTGCCCGCGAGATCGCGTCCGGTGAGATCGAGACGCCTCACGATACCGTCGTTACTGTGTTCCCGGACTCGAGTGAACGCTATCTCTCGAAGGGGATCTACCGCTCGTTCGAGGAGTGGAGTTCCTGA
- a CDS encoding DUF5798 family protein, with amino-acid sequence MGLGSTAKKIQGLSDRAEAMYKQVQQLQQRITNLEGEVDDTHDTVKRMDHQLAEQRQLLLAIADEHDIDGEQILADAAIDDADDLAAAEADDETDGDGSESGESASTDAGEQPAE; translated from the coding sequence ATGGGACTTGGCAGCACCGCAAAGAAGATTCAGGGCCTCTCCGACCGCGCCGAAGCGATGTACAAGCAGGTACAGCAGCTTCAGCAGCGAATCACGAACCTCGAAGGGGAGGTCGACGACACGCACGATACCGTCAAGCGCATGGATCACCAGCTCGCAGAACAGCGCCAGTTGCTGCTCGCGATCGCCGATGAGCACGACATCGACGGGGAACAGATCCTCGCCGATGCCGCCATCGACGACGCCGACGATCTCGCCGCGGCAGAGGCAGACGACGAGACGGATGGCGACGGTTCAGAAAGCGGAGAGAGTGCAAGTACTGACGCTGGCGAACAGCCCGCTGAATAG
- a CDS encoding helix-turn-helix domain-containing protein has translation MISLALSIRQDDCPLSAASDAHDVAFVTPHWHYDHDRSQLELRILADAADRTALECGLDVIRAHPETDAFNLLAKQGGTARVHLTMGTTVTMGTVVANGGYLTAPFENVDGRERWQLGFDDERAAEHTLAVLSEHDDEFEVHERQRLDPETVLADVRADAIGTTVLEGARRLTNTERETIRRAVAGGYYSVPRTATLGDLAADLGVSDAAVSKTLRRAEQKLLAPMVGVLESSPESRSGRLGWPESDCEQT, from the coding sequence ATGATCAGCCTCGCGCTTTCGATCCGGCAGGACGACTGCCCACTGAGCGCGGCCAGCGACGCCCACGACGTCGCGTTCGTCACTCCACACTGGCACTACGACCACGACCGCTCCCAACTCGAGTTGCGCATCCTCGCAGACGCCGCCGACCGGACCGCACTCGAGTGCGGACTGGACGTGATCCGCGCGCACCCCGAGACGGACGCCTTCAATTTGCTCGCAAAGCAGGGCGGAACCGCGCGCGTCCACCTGACGATGGGGACGACCGTGACGATGGGCACCGTTGTCGCGAACGGGGGCTATCTCACTGCCCCCTTCGAGAACGTCGACGGCCGCGAGCGCTGGCAGCTTGGCTTCGACGATGAGCGCGCTGCCGAGCACACGCTGGCCGTCCTCAGCGAGCACGACGACGAGTTCGAGGTCCACGAGCGTCAGCGCCTCGACCCCGAGACGGTACTCGCGGACGTGCGCGCCGACGCGATCGGTACCACCGTCCTCGAGGGCGCGCGACGACTCACGAACACCGAGCGCGAGACTATTCGCCGGGCCGTCGCTGGCGGCTACTATTCGGTCCCGCGGACGGCGACGCTCGGTGACCTCGCGGCCGATCTCGGCGTTTCGGACGCCGCCGTCTCGAAGACGCTCCGGCGCGCCGAACAGAAGTTATTGGCGCCGATGGTGGGGGTACTCGAGTCCAGCCCGGAATCCCGAAGTGGTCGACTCGGCTGGCCAGAGAGTGACTGCGAGCAGACGTGA
- a CDS encoding DMT family transporter yields MYWKAVSLPSLSPYLFALAPLAAAGLWGGLYGVSKWGFDAVPPLTLAFLRVAVGAVALLTVVNLVYPRRRFSRRDLLSFTFLGAVVAASLATQFVGTALTTASQGSLITVLTPIFTILLGVSLLGEDLSPRLVAGITIATAGTVIVLSGQYHLAELAGVATTGILMLLLASATWALYTVLGKPLIERYSALETATYSCVAAVPMLAVLVPVELARTEASLSSIPVTPELIVAVLYLGLLGTAAAWYLWYKGLEYVDASVISAFFFLQPVVGAIFGAAVLGESLGSRFVLGGAVMAVGVYLVSTESNP; encoded by the coding sequence GTGTACTGGAAAGCTGTTTCACTGCCGTCGCTCTCGCCGTATCTCTTCGCACTGGCTCCACTCGCTGCAGCCGGGCTCTGGGGCGGTCTCTACGGTGTGAGTAAATGGGGTTTCGATGCCGTTCCGCCGCTGACACTCGCGTTTCTGCGGGTCGCCGTCGGCGCGGTTGCACTACTCACCGTCGTCAATCTGGTCTACCCACGCCGGCGCTTTTCCCGCCGAGACCTGCTCAGTTTCACGTTTCTGGGGGCTGTCGTCGCCGCCTCGCTTGCGACACAGTTCGTCGGCACTGCGCTGACGACTGCCAGCCAGGGCTCGCTCATCACCGTTCTGACGCCGATTTTCACGATCCTGCTCGGTGTCTCCCTGCTCGGCGAGGACCTCTCGCCGCGGCTCGTCGCCGGGATCACCATCGCGACCGCTGGCACCGTCATCGTCCTCTCCGGGCAGTACCACCTCGCCGAACTTGCGGGCGTCGCGACGACCGGCATCCTCATGCTCCTGCTCGCGAGCGCGACCTGGGCGCTGTACACCGTCCTCGGCAAACCGCTGATCGAGCGCTACTCCGCACTCGAGACGGCGACGTACTCCTGTGTCGCTGCGGTGCCCATGCTCGCGGTCCTCGTGCCGGTCGAACTCGCCCGCACGGAGGCCTCACTGTCGTCCATCCCGGTAACGCCGGAACTAATCGTCGCGGTGCTCTACCTCGGCCTCCTCGGCACTGCGGCCGCGTGGTATCTCTGGTACAAGGGACTCGAGTACGTCGACGCGAGCGTCATCTCGGCGTTCTTCTTCCTCCAGCCGGTCGTCGGTGCGATTTTCGGGGCGGCAGTGCTTGGGGAGTCGCTCGGCTCGCGGTTCGTGCTGGGCGGTGCCGTGATGGCGGTTGGCGTCTATCTGGTGTCGACGGAGTCGAACCCCTGA
- a CDS encoding YhbY family RNA-binding protein, with the protein MDQQKLKQRAHDVDVTVWVGKSGVDAVVDELNDQLADRDLVKVKFLRAARAGSSTEEKAADLADRVNAQLIDTRGHTAVLHR; encoded by the coding sequence ATGGACCAGCAGAAACTCAAACAGCGGGCCCACGACGTCGACGTCACCGTCTGGGTCGGCAAAAGCGGCGTCGACGCCGTCGTCGACGAACTCAACGACCAGCTCGCGGACCGAGACCTCGTGAAGGTGAAGTTCCTCCGCGCGGCCCGCGCCGGTAGTTCGACCGAGGAAAAAGCAGCGGACCTCGCAGACCGCGTCAACGCACAGTTGATCGATACGCGCGGTCACACGGCCGTATTGCACCGATAA
- a CDS encoding ribonuclease P protein component 4, with amino-acid sequence MTVAEERIDRLHDLARAAAADGEDDRARYYVRLARRIAERNRLTLPREFRRFTCDACDTYLRPGKNARVRLQNGHVVISCDCGAHARYPYGDREDDGDQKDADESGTETESAANSR; translated from the coding sequence ATGACCGTCGCCGAGGAACGGATCGACCGCCTTCACGATCTCGCTCGAGCGGCGGCAGCCGACGGCGAGGACGACCGCGCGCGATATTACGTTCGACTCGCCCGTCGTATCGCAGAGCGCAACCGCCTGACCCTGCCACGCGAGTTTCGACGGTTCACCTGTGATGCCTGTGATACCTATCTTCGCCCGGGCAAGAACGCACGGGTCAGGCTGCAGAACGGCCACGTGGTGATCTCCTGTGACTGTGGCGCTCACGCTCGATATCCGTATGGTGACCGGGAAGACGACGGTGACCAGAAAGACGCTGACGAGTCGGGTACCGAGACGGAGTCGGCAGCCAACAGTCGCTGA